A genomic stretch from Candidatus Thiothrix anitrata includes:
- a CDS encoding S8 family peptidase yields MLQRLWLSPLVLLLTAQVWAAEPLPLQPQLSGATDQIIVKLRPTAQRSMMFSAETQVEAAIANVGLGIPANYERAMGDNAHVVQLPGIMTLQEAQDYATLLRTNPDVEYAEPDQLMFPTSSLMPNDPQFLSQWHYNAASADGGAANLPAAWGEVTNAPDIVVAVVDTGAVDHPDLSANLLGGQAARSGYDFVNMAARGNDGDGRDSNPSDPGDWISAMDATDSVFLGCTVRNSSWHGTHVAGTIGAVSNNGVGVAGVAWNAKILVARGMGKCGGYLSDISDAIRWSSGETVNGVPNPNPAKVINLSLGGNGSCGITYQSAIDAANARGATVVVAAGNSNRDVSAHRPANCNNVIAVTALARTGGKASFGNTGAGVDIAAPGVSVLSTVNGGKTAPTDQHLYASYHGTSMATPHVSGVIALMLAANPHLRDGSIPAGEIPALLKRKLKASARPFVSGTGNDCNTTLCGAGALDAYQAVMSVKTPPSAQAGTNQSVSMGAGVTLRGTANAGGYGGSIRQYHWQQTAGTPVTLSNNSVASPTFVAPATAGTLAFRLTVTNDVGLTATSVTNVTVGVAPTSTSTCEPVVLNNAQTLTGQWAAGCTSQHRGRGFFARYYRFTLATVSTVKFDLKSSRQDPYLYLLAGDQTTSSVLTFNDDSNGTTDSQIVRHLPAGTYLLEATTYSAGRAGEFTISAAVATAPVTQNNCQPTVLVLGATTNGQWETCTARKRGSTHYARHYHFTLPQTATVTIDLKSGQQDTYLYLLNGSSVDSSVLTFNDDSNGTLNSQIKRTLAAGTYTLEATTYYRQKTGAFSVTVK; encoded by the coding sequence ATGCTCCAGCGTTTATGGTTGAGTCCACTGGTTTTGTTGTTAACCGCTCAGGTTTGGGCAGCAGAGCCGTTACCGTTACAGCCGCAATTGTCAGGGGCAACCGACCAGATTATTGTTAAATTGCGCCCGACGGCACAACGTTCGATGATGTTTAGTGCGGAAACCCAAGTGGAAGCGGCGATTGCCAATGTGGGGCTGGGCATTCCGGCGAATTACGAGCGTGCTATGGGGGATAATGCGCATGTGGTGCAATTACCCGGTATCATGACGCTTCAGGAAGCGCAAGATTACGCCACATTATTACGCACTAACCCGGATGTAGAATACGCCGAGCCTGATCAGTTGATGTTTCCCACCAGTTCCCTTATGCCGAATGATCCACAGTTTTTGAGTCAGTGGCATTACAACGCCGCCAGTGCTGACGGTGGTGCGGCAAACTTACCAGCAGCTTGGGGTGAAGTTACTAACGCGCCAGATATTGTGGTTGCTGTTGTTGATACTGGGGCGGTGGATCACCCGGACTTGTCTGCCAATTTATTGGGTGGGCAAGCGGCAAGGTCGGGGTATGATTTCGTCAATATGGCCGCACGCGGCAATGACGGTGACGGGCGTGATAGCAATCCCAGTGATCCGGGAGATTGGATTTCTGCAATGGATGCCACTGACAGCGTGTTTCTAGGATGCACAGTACGCAACAGTTCATGGCACGGCACACATGTCGCAGGCACAATAGGTGCAGTCAGCAACAATGGTGTGGGCGTGGCGGGTGTGGCGTGGAATGCCAAAATTTTAGTGGCGCGAGGCATGGGTAAATGTGGCGGTTACTTATCGGATATTAGCGATGCGATTCGTTGGTCATCTGGTGAAACAGTCAATGGCGTGCCTAATCCTAATCCAGCGAAAGTGATTAACCTGAGTTTGGGCGGTAACGGTAGTTGCGGGATAACTTACCAAAGTGCTATTGATGCAGCCAATGCGCGTGGTGCTACGGTTGTCGTTGCGGCCGGGAATAGCAACCGCGATGTCTCTGCGCACCGTCCTGCAAACTGCAACAATGTGATTGCAGTTACCGCCTTGGCACGTACCGGTGGTAAAGCCAGCTTCGGTAATACGGGAGCAGGTGTTGATATTGCAGCTCCCGGCGTATCGGTGTTATCAACAGTGAATGGTGGCAAAACGGCTCCCACCGATCAGCATCTTTATGCGTCTTATCATGGAACAAGCATGGCAACGCCGCATGTTTCCGGGGTGATTGCACTGATGTTGGCAGCCAACCCGCATTTGCGCGATGGCAGTATTCCGGCTGGTGAAATTCCTGCATTACTGAAACGTAAACTCAAAGCATCCGCCCGTCCTTTTGTTAGCGGAACCGGTAATGACTGTAATACGACACTGTGTGGTGCGGGGGCGTTGGATGCTTATCAAGCGGTTATGTCAGTAAAAACACCACCATCGGCGCAAGCAGGTACGAACCAAAGCGTGTCTATGGGAGCGGGCGTGACATTACGAGGCACAGCTAACGCTGGTGGCTACGGCGGTAGTATTCGTCAGTATCATTGGCAACAAACCGCAGGTACACCCGTTACCTTGAGCAATAACTCGGTGGCTAGTCCTACGTTTGTAGCTCCAGCAACCGCTGGTACGCTGGCGTTTCGTTTAACCGTCACTAATGACGTTGGCTTAACCGCTACCAGTGTTACCAACGTGACGGTGGGTGTTGCTCCGACCTCTACCTCGACATGTGAACCGGTAGTGTTAAATAATGCGCAAACGCTGACAGGGCAATGGGCTGCGGGCTGCACTTCTCAGCACCGTGGCAGGGGGTTTTTCGCACGTTATTACCGCTTTACCTTAGCAACGGTATCCACCGTAAAGTTTGATCTGAAATCAAGCAGGCAAGACCCTTATCTATATTTACTGGCAGGTGATCAAACCACTAGTAGTGTGCTGACCTTTAATGATGATAGTAATGGTACAACCGACTCGCAGATTGTACGTCATCTGCCAGCAGGCACTTACCTGTTGGAGGCCACGACCTATTCTGCGGGACGTGCGGGTGAATTCACCATTAGTGCGGCAGTAGCAACCGCTCCCGTTACGCAGAACAATTGCCAACCCACTGTCTTGGTTTTGGGCGCGACTACCAATGGGCAGTGGGAAACGTGTACGGCGCGTAAACGTGGCAGCACTCACTACGCACGTCATTATCATTTTACCTTGCCTCAAACCGCTACCGTTACCATTGATCTCAAGTCTGGTCAGCAAGATACCTACTTATATTTGTTAAATGGCAGTAGTGTAGATAGCAGTGTGCTGACCTTTAATGATGACAGTAACGGTACACTCAATTCACAAATCAAGCGGACGCTGGCAGCGGGGACTTATACGCTGGAAGCAACGACTTACTATCGGCAAAAAACGGGGGCGTTTTCTGTTACGGTGAAGTGA
- a CDS encoding XisI protein, with protein MDKLTLYRQAIKNLLKEYADLSAVDKEVDTQLLFDEAHDHYQLMHVGWINGQRIYGSVIHLDLINGKVWLQHNGTEGDIAQELMAGGVAREEIVLGF; from the coding sequence ATGGATAAGTTAACGCTATACCGTCAAGCTATCAAAAATCTACTTAAAGAATATGCTGACCTCTCCGCTGTGGATAAGGAAGTCGATACCCAATTGTTGTTTGACGAAGCACATGACCACTATCAACTCATGCACGTTGGTTGGATAAATGGGCAACGAATTTATGGTTCAGTTATTCACTTGGATTTGATCAATGGTAAAGTTTGGCTGCAACACAATGGTACAGAAGGCGATATTGCTCAGGAATTGATGGCTGGCGGTGTGGCAAGGGAAGAAATTGTGCTGGGTTTTTGA
- a CDS encoding lecithin retinol acyltransferase family protein: MQLTLTSGVIEETTLEDFSNGRGYSVKTYDKPQFTGLVVVQRAKSKLGEDQYSVFSNNCEHFCTWCINDEHHSEQIKQAKIASEKGLVAFTVLRKHIPAKVSIPLSLFYTAYHFLQKNQNSQS; this comes from the coding sequence ATACAGTTAACATTAACATCAGGAGTTATTGAAGAAACAACGCTTGAAGACTTCAGTAATGGACGCGGGTATAGCGTAAAAACCTACGACAAGCCACAATTTACGGGATTAGTCGTTGTCCAACGCGCCAAGTCCAAACTAGGAGAAGATCAATACAGTGTTTTCTCCAATAACTGTGAACACTTCTGCACATGGTGCATCAACGACGAACACCATAGTGAGCAGATTAAGCAAGCTAAAATAGCATCAGAAAAAGGACTTGTGGCTTTTACTGTATTGAGGAAACACATTCCGGCAAAAGTGTCCATACCCCTCAGCCTCTTTTACACAGCGTATCATTTTCTACAAAAAAATCAAAACTCTCAAAGCTAA
- a CDS encoding element excision factor XisH family protein produces MPARDIYHNTVKHALEKSGWNVSAISS; encoded by the coding sequence ATGCCAGCCAGAGACATCTATCACAATACCGTTAAACATGCCCTAGAAAAAAGTGGCTGGAATGTCTCGGCAATATCAAGTTAA